The Burkholderia pyrrocinia genome has a segment encoding these proteins:
- the rnc gene encoding ribonuclease III: MPLSQLESRLRYEFRNAELLRQALTHRSHSATHNERLEFLGDSVLNCAVAALLFQRFSKLDEGDLSRVRANLVKQQSLYEIAQALNISDGLRLGEGELRSGGFRRPSILADAFEAIIGAVFLDGGFEAAQGVIKRLYIPILDHIDPRTLGKDAKTLLQEYLQGHKIALPTYTVVATHGAAHNQQFEVECTVPKLDVKVSGSGASRRAAEQAAAKKALDEVMAAAPMLAAKPKRSKNARGSKHVEPEIVPGVKGVQEALDLRSPERKERAAAREAKAAGAVPAATAATGAGAEPAAAPMAAIRAAHVETAADKGERAAKPATDKVAEKPAERTDKVAEKPAEAAPRAADKPAGQAADPASSSADKPSAGSDPASRATVRARDAAAPDSDTPPGGASLAATQARVADADH; the protein is encoded by the coding sequence ATGCCCCTATCCCAGTTGGAAAGCCGGCTGCGCTACGAATTTCGCAATGCGGAATTGTTGCGCCAGGCTTTGACCCATCGCAGTCACAGTGCCACGCACAACGAACGGCTCGAGTTTCTCGGCGACTCCGTTCTGAATTGCGCGGTGGCCGCCCTTTTGTTTCAGCGTTTCAGCAAGCTGGACGAAGGTGACCTGTCGCGCGTACGCGCCAACCTCGTCAAACAGCAGTCGCTGTACGAGATTGCTCAGGCCCTTAATATTTCGGACGGACTGCGGCTGGGCGAGGGCGAGTTGCGCAGCGGCGGTTTCCGCCGCCCGTCGATCCTCGCGGACGCGTTCGAAGCCATCATCGGGGCCGTGTTCCTCGATGGCGGCTTCGAAGCCGCCCAAGGGGTCATCAAGCGCCTCTACATCCCGATTCTCGACCACATCGATCCGCGCACCCTCGGCAAGGATGCGAAGACGCTGCTGCAGGAGTACCTGCAGGGGCACAAGATCGCGCTGCCGACCTACACGGTCGTCGCGACGCATGGTGCGGCGCACAATCAGCAATTCGAAGTCGAATGCACGGTGCCGAAGCTGGACGTGAAGGTGTCGGGCTCCGGTGCGAGCCGGCGCGCGGCCGAGCAGGCAGCGGCGAAGAAGGCGCTCGACGAGGTGATGGCGGCCGCGCCGATGCTGGCCGCGAAGCCGAAGCGTTCGAAAAACGCGCGCGGGTCGAAGCATGTCGAACCCGAAATCGTGCCGGGCGTGAAGGGTGTGCAGGAAGCGCTCGACCTGCGCTCGCCGGAGCGGAAGGAACGTGCGGCGGCGCGCGAGGCCAAGGCGGCCGGTGCGGTGCCCGCGGCAACCGCTGCGACCGGCGCCGGCGCGGAGCCGGCTGCGGCGCCGATGGCCGCGATTCGCGCGGCGCATGTCGAGACGGCTGCCGACAAGGGCGAGCGGGCGGCGAAGCCGGCGACCGACAAGGTTGCCGAAAAGCCGGCCGAGCGCACCGACAAAGTTGCGGAAAAGCCCGCGGAAGCCGCGCCGCGCGCAGCCGACAAGCCGGCCGGTCAGGCAGCCGATCCGGCATCGTCGTCCGCCGACAAGCCTTCCGCCGGTTCCGACCCCGCGTCGCGCGCGACCGTGCGCGCACGCGATGCTGCGGCGCCCGATTCCGATACGCCGCCGGGCGGTGCGAGCCTCGCTGCCACGCAGGCGCGCGTGGCCGATGCCGACCACTGA
- the nagZ gene encoding beta-N-acetylhexosaminidase — MKTTPGPVMLDVVGTALSRDDARRLAHPNTGGVILFARHFLNRAQLTSLTDSIRAVREDILIAVDHEGGRVQRFRTDGFTVLPAMRRLGELWDRDVLLATKVATAVGYILAAELRACGIDMSFTPVLDLDYGHSKVIGDRAFHRDPRVVTLLAKSLNHGLSLAGMANCGKHFPGHGFAEADSHVALPTDDRTLDAILKQDVAPYDWLGLSLSAVIPAHVIYTQVDKRPAGFSRVWLQDILRGRLGFTGAIFSDDLSMEAAREGGTLTQAAEAALAAGCDMVLVCNQPDAAEVVLNGLKAQASAESARRLKRMRARGKALKWDKLIVQPEYLQAQALLSSALA, encoded by the coding sequence ATGAAAACGACTCCCGGCCCGGTCATGCTCGACGTCGTCGGCACGGCCCTGTCGCGCGACGATGCGCGGCGCCTCGCGCATCCGAACACCGGCGGCGTGATCCTGTTCGCGCGGCACTTCCTGAATCGCGCGCAGCTGACCTCGCTGACCGACTCGATCCGCGCGGTGCGCGAAGACATCCTGATCGCCGTCGATCACGAAGGCGGGCGCGTGCAGCGGTTCCGCACCGACGGCTTCACGGTGCTGCCCGCGATGCGCCGCCTCGGCGAGCTGTGGGATCGCGACGTGCTGCTCGCGACGAAGGTCGCGACCGCCGTCGGATACATCCTGGCCGCCGAGTTGCGCGCGTGCGGGATCGACATGAGCTTCACGCCCGTGCTCGATCTCGACTACGGGCACTCGAAAGTGATCGGCGATCGCGCATTCCATCGCGACCCGCGCGTCGTCACGCTGCTCGCGAAGAGCCTGAACCACGGGCTGTCGCTTGCCGGCATGGCGAACTGCGGCAAGCATTTTCCGGGGCACGGCTTCGCGGAGGCCGATTCGCACGTCGCGCTGCCGACCGACGATCGCACGCTCGACGCGATCCTCAAGCAGGACGTCGCGCCGTACGACTGGCTCGGCTTGTCGCTGTCCGCGGTGATTCCCGCGCACGTGATCTACACGCAGGTCGACAAGCGGCCGGCCGGTTTTTCGCGTGTGTGGCTGCAGGACATCCTGCGCGGCCGGCTCGGCTTCACGGGCGCGATCTTCAGCGATGACCTGTCGATGGAGGCCGCCCGCGAAGGCGGCACGCTCACGCAGGCGGCCGAAGCCGCGCTCGCCGCCGGGTGCGACATGGTGCTGGTCTGCAATCAGCCGGACGCGGCCGAAGTCGTGCTGAACGGGCTGAAGGCGCAGGCATCGGCCGAGTCGGCGCGGCGCCTCAAGCGGATGCGCGCGCGCGGCAAGGCGCTCAAGTGGGACAAGCTGATCGTGCAGCCCGAGTATCTGCAGGCGCAGGCGCTGTTGAGCAGCGCACTGGCGTAA
- the recO gene encoding DNA repair protein RecO, giving the protein MGTNDALTSTEDAVTAGANDAPLPAPPEPPRKARRATSRTSDFRVAEQPAFVLHSYPYRETSLIVDVLTRDHGRLALVAKGAKRPHSALRGVLQTFQPLLLSWSGKSEVRTLTGAEWVGGMLPLVGDGLLCGFYANELLVKFCAREDPQPPLFNHYVLTLTRLAHGEPAVQVLRSFERVLLRETGYAMALNRTVARRAVEPDGRYVFDPERGVRNADDDVPSHWPVITGQTLLDMEQDDYHRAQTVAQSKTLMRFLLNTYLGGTPLATRQILIDLQNL; this is encoded by the coding sequence ATGGGTACGAATGACGCGCTGACGTCGACTGAAGATGCGGTGACGGCCGGCGCGAACGATGCGCCGCTGCCGGCGCCGCCCGAACCGCCGCGCAAGGCGCGGCGCGCGACGTCTCGCACGTCCGATTTCCGCGTCGCCGAGCAGCCGGCGTTCGTGCTGCACAGCTATCCGTACCGGGAAACGAGCCTGATCGTCGACGTGCTGACGCGCGATCATGGCCGGCTCGCGCTCGTCGCGAAGGGGGCGAAGCGCCCGCACTCCGCGCTGCGCGGCGTGCTGCAGACATTCCAGCCGCTGCTGCTGTCTTGGTCGGGCAAATCCGAGGTGCGCACGCTGACGGGCGCCGAGTGGGTCGGCGGGATGCTGCCGCTCGTCGGCGACGGGCTCCTGTGCGGCTTCTACGCAAACGAACTGCTCGTGAAATTCTGCGCGCGCGAGGATCCCCAGCCGCCGCTGTTCAATCATTACGTGCTGACCCTCACGCGCCTCGCGCACGGCGAACCCGCGGTGCAGGTGCTGCGCTCGTTCGAGCGCGTGCTGCTGCGCGAGACCGGCTATGCGATGGCGCTGAACCGCACGGTCGCGCGTCGTGCGGTCGAACCCGACGGCCGGTACGTGTTCGATCCCGAGCGCGGCGTGCGCAATGCGGACGACGATGTACCGTCGCACTGGCCGGTCATCACCGGACAGACGTTGCTCGACATGGAGCAGGACGATTACCATCGAGCCCAGACGGTTGCGCAAAGCAAGACGCTGATGCGCTTCCTGCTGAACACCTATCTCGGCGGTACGCCGCTTGCCACGCGCCAGATCCTGATCGACCTGCAAAACCTATGA
- the acpS gene encoding holo-ACP synthase, producing MAIYGIGTDIAQVSRIAAVLERTGGRFADKVLGPDELRVFHARRARSEARGIAFLATRFSAKEAFSKAIGLGMHWPMTWRALQTLNHPSGEPYVVASGELADWLAARGITARVTVSDERDYAVSFVIAETDAAPAPAPVSRTSS from the coding sequence ATGGCGATCTACGGCATCGGTACCGACATTGCCCAGGTGAGCCGCATCGCGGCCGTGCTCGAACGCACGGGCGGCCGGTTTGCCGACAAGGTGCTGGGCCCCGATGAACTGCGCGTGTTCCATGCGCGTCGCGCACGTTCCGAGGCGCGCGGCATCGCGTTCCTCGCGACGCGTTTTTCCGCGAAGGAAGCGTTCTCGAAGGCGATCGGGCTCGGCATGCACTGGCCGATGACGTGGCGTGCATTGCAGACCCTCAACCACCCAAGCGGCGAGCCGTACGTGGTCGCGTCGGGCGAGCTGGCCGACTGGCTCGCCGCGCGCGGCATCACGGCGCGCGTGACGGTCAGCGACGAACGCGACTATGCGGTGTCGTTCGTGATCGCCGAGACGGACGCCGCACCTGCACCCGCACCTGTTTCCCGAACCTCCTCCTGA
- a CDS encoding DegQ family serine endoprotease, with protein sequence MMKLTLRKWLAAAALSACLPLVPHTAVAVTAPAASLPDFADLVEKVGPAVVNIRTTANVPTSSGPRGMLPPGFDNGDMSEFFRRFFGIPLPQAPGNGSGNGNPKNAPAPDNPPDTEQNRGVGSGFIVSADGYVMTNAHVVDDADTIYVTLTDKREFKAKLIGVDDRTDVAVVKIQASNLPVVAIGDSNKVRVGEWVVAIGSPFGLDNTVTAGIVSSKSRNTGDYLPFIQTDVAVNPGNSGGPLINMQGEVIGINSQIYSRTGGFMGISFAIPIDEAMRVADQLKATGKVTRGRIAVAIGEVTKDVADSIGLPKAEGALVSSVEPGGPADKAGIQPGDIILKFNGRPVDTASDLPRMVGDTKPGTKATVSVWRKGQARDLPITIAETPAESTAKAEQRKNAPQKPRQTNSLGLTVSDLTADQLKTLKLKNGVQVDGVDGPASRAGLQRGDIVLRVGDTDITSAKQFAEVTAQLDPQKAVAVLVRRGDNTQFVPVRPRQK encoded by the coding sequence ATGATGAAACTCACGCTGCGCAAATGGCTCGCGGCGGCGGCGCTGTCTGCCTGCCTGCCGCTCGTACCGCATACCGCGGTCGCGGTGACGGCTCCCGCTGCCAGCCTGCCCGATTTCGCCGATCTGGTCGAAAAAGTCGGGCCGGCCGTCGTGAACATCCGGACCACCGCCAACGTGCCGACGAGCAGCGGCCCGCGCGGGATGCTCCCGCCGGGCTTCGACAACGGCGACATGTCGGAATTCTTCCGGCGCTTCTTCGGCATTCCGCTGCCGCAAGCGCCCGGCAACGGTAGCGGCAACGGCAATCCGAAGAATGCGCCGGCGCCGGACAATCCGCCCGACACCGAGCAGAACCGCGGCGTCGGCTCGGGCTTCATCGTGTCGGCCGACGGTTACGTGATGACCAATGCGCACGTCGTCGACGACGCGGACACCATCTACGTGACGCTGACCGACAAGCGCGAGTTCAAGGCGAAGCTGATCGGCGTCGACGATCGCACGGACGTCGCGGTCGTCAAGATCCAGGCGTCGAACCTGCCTGTCGTCGCGATCGGCGACTCGAACAAGGTGCGCGTCGGCGAGTGGGTCGTCGCGATCGGTTCGCCGTTCGGCCTCGACAACACGGTGACGGCCGGCATCGTCAGCTCGAAGAGCCGCAACACGGGCGACTATCTGCCGTTCATCCAGACCGACGTCGCCGTGAACCCCGGCAACTCGGGCGGCCCGCTGATCAACATGCAGGGCGAGGTGATCGGCATCAACTCGCAGATCTACAGCCGTACCGGCGGCTTCATGGGCATCTCGTTCGCGATTCCGATCGACGAGGCGATGCGCGTGGCCGACCAGCTGAAGGCGACGGGCAAGGTCACGCGCGGCCGGATCGCGGTGGCGATCGGCGAGGTGACGAAGGACGTGGCCGACTCGATCGGGTTGCCGAAGGCGGAAGGCGCGCTGGTCAGCAGCGTCGAGCCGGGCGGCCCGGCCGACAAGGCGGGCATCCAGCCGGGCGACATTATCCTGAAGTTCAACGGCCGTCCGGTCGATACGGCGTCGGATCTGCCGCGCATGGTCGGCGACACGAAGCCCGGCACGAAGGCGACCGTCAGCGTGTGGCGCAAGGGTCAGGCACGCGATCTTCCGATCACGATCGCGGAGACGCCGGCCGAGTCGACGGCCAAGGCCGAACAGCGCAAGAACGCGCCGCAGAAGCCGCGCCAGACCAATTCGCTAGGTCTGACGGTCAGCGACCTGACGGCGGATCAGCTGAAGACGCTGAAGCTGAAGAACGGCGTGCAGGTCGACGGTGTCGACGGCCCGGCCTCCCGTGCGGGCCTGCAGCGCGGCGACATCGTGCTGCGCGTCGGCGATACCGACATCACGAGCGCGAAGCAGTTCGCCGAAGTGACCGCACAGCTCGATCCGCAGAAGGCGGTCGCGGTGCTCGTGCGGCGCGGCGACAACACGCAGTTCGTGCCCGTGCGGCCGCGCCAGAAGTAA
- the lepB gene encoding signal peptidase I, whose product MNFALILFVLVVVTGVAWVLDKMVFLPRRRLAADSAIEEFDRQQSRIDKRFADENAVQTRSKLRDEKLRQPWWLEYTASFFPVILAVFVVRSFIIEPFKIPSGSMVPTLLVGDFILVNKFEYGLRLPVTNTKITQGSPLSRGDVVVFRYPKDESVDYIKRVIGLPGDTVAYQDKQLTINGQPVPETPLPDFFDDERQNYAKQFEETIGNRKNAILNNPAVPPFVMGAYDYPYRDNCTYNSRGVICKVPPGHYFMMGDNRDNSADSRYWGFVPDQNIVGRAFFIWMNFSDLKRIGSFN is encoded by the coding sequence ATGAATTTTGCGCTGATTCTTTTTGTGCTCGTCGTCGTGACGGGCGTAGCGTGGGTGCTGGACAAGATGGTGTTCCTGCCGCGGCGACGCTTGGCGGCCGACTCGGCGATCGAGGAGTTCGATCGCCAGCAGTCGCGCATCGACAAGCGCTTCGCGGACGAAAACGCCGTGCAGACGCGTTCGAAGCTGCGCGACGAGAAGCTGCGCCAGCCGTGGTGGCTCGAGTACACCGCGAGTTTCTTCCCGGTGATCCTGGCGGTGTTCGTCGTGCGTTCGTTCATCATCGAGCCGTTCAAGATTCCGTCGGGTTCGATGGTGCCGACGCTGCTCGTCGGCGATTTCATCCTCGTCAACAAGTTCGAGTACGGGCTGCGCCTGCCGGTCACGAACACGAAGATCACGCAGGGCAGCCCGCTGTCGCGCGGCGACGTCGTCGTGTTCCGTTATCCGAAGGACGAGTCGGTCGACTACATCAAGCGCGTGATCGGCCTGCCGGGCGACACGGTCGCGTACCAGGACAAGCAGCTCACGATCAACGGCCAGCCGGTGCCCGAAACGCCGCTGCCCGATTTCTTCGACGACGAGCGCCAGAATTACGCGAAGCAGTTCGAGGAGACGATCGGCAACAGGAAGAACGCGATCCTCAACAATCCTGCGGTGCCGCCGTTCGTGATGGGCGCATACGACTATCCGTATCGCGACAACTGTACGTACAACAGCCGCGGCGTGATCTGCAAGGTGCCGCCCGGTCACTACTTCATGATGGGCGACAACCGCGACAACAGCGCGGACAGCCGCTACTGGGGTTTCGTGCCGGACCAGAACATCGTCGGCCGCGCGTTCTTCATCTGGATGAACTTCAGCGACCTGAAGCGCATCGGTTCCTTCAACTGA
- a CDS encoding glutaredoxin family protein: MFTLYGRGWCHLCDDMRDALAPVAAEFGVAVDYVDIDTDSALVARYDEDVPVLLLDGAEVCRHRFDDARVRDALAARR; this comes from the coding sequence ATGTTCACGCTCTACGGCCGCGGCTGGTGCCACCTGTGCGACGACATGCGCGACGCACTGGCGCCGGTGGCGGCCGAATTCGGCGTCGCGGTCGACTATGTCGACATCGACACCGATTCGGCGCTCGTCGCCCGCTACGACGAGGACGTGCCGGTGCTGCTGCTGGACGGCGCGGAAGTGTGCCGCCACCGGTTCGACGACGCGAGGGTGCGCGACGCGCTCGCGGCCCGGCGCTGA
- the pdxJ gene encoding pyridoxine 5'-phosphate synthase has product MSFFLTTPTAIDLGVNIDHVATLRNVRGTTYPDPIRAALAAEEAGADAITLHLREDRRHIVDADVRKLRPLLKTRMNLECAVTAEMLDIACEVRPHDACLVPEKREELTTEGGLDVAGHFEAVRAACKQLADVGVRVSLFIDPDETQIRAAHEAGAPVIELHTGRYAEAHDEAAQQREYERIVAGVQAGAQLGLKVNAGHGLHYTNVQQIAAIDGIVELNIGHAIVAHAIFAGWDNAVREMKAIMVAARVAALHGGAR; this is encoded by the coding sequence ATGAGCTTCTTCCTGACAACGCCCACCGCCATCGACCTCGGCGTGAACATCGACCATGTCGCGACGTTGCGCAATGTGCGCGGCACGACCTATCCCGATCCGATCCGCGCAGCGCTCGCCGCCGAAGAGGCAGGCGCCGACGCGATCACGCTGCACCTGCGCGAGGATCGCCGCCACATCGTCGATGCGGACGTGCGCAAGCTGCGCCCGCTGCTGAAGACGCGCATGAACCTCGAGTGCGCGGTGACGGCCGAGATGCTCGACATCGCGTGCGAAGTGCGTCCGCACGACGCGTGCCTCGTGCCCGAGAAGCGCGAGGAGCTGACGACCGAAGGCGGCCTCGATGTCGCCGGCCACTTCGAAGCCGTGCGCGCGGCGTGCAAGCAGCTTGCCGACGTGGGCGTGCGCGTGTCGCTGTTCATCGACCCGGACGAAACGCAGATCCGCGCCGCGCACGAAGCGGGCGCGCCGGTGATCGAGCTGCATACGGGCCGCTACGCCGAGGCGCACGACGAAGCCGCGCAGCAGCGCGAATACGAGCGCATCGTCGCGGGCGTGCAGGCTGGCGCGCAGCTCGGCCTGAAGGTCAACGCGGGGCACGGTCTGCACTACACGAACGTGCAGCAGATCGCCGCGATCGACGGCATCGTCGAGCTGAACATCGGCCATGCGATCGTCGCGCACGCGATCTTCGCGGGCTGGGACAACGCGGTGCGCGAGATGAAGGCGATCATGGTCGCCGCACGCGTCGCCGCGCTGCATGGCGGCGCGCGCTGA
- the lepA gene encoding translation elongation factor 4 produces the protein MDHIRNFSIIAHIDHGKSTLADRIIQVCGGLADREMEAQVLDSMDIERERGITIKAQTAALSYRARDGKVYNLNLIDTPGHVDFSYEVSRSLSACEGALLVVDASQGVEAQTVANCYTAIELGVEVVPVLNKIDLPAANPENAIEEIEDVIGIDATDATRCSAKTGLGVEDVLEALIAKVPPPKGDPDAPLQALIIDSWFDNYVGVVMLVRIVNGTLRPKDKIKMMATGAQYPVEHIGVFTPKSRNLDSLSAGQVGFIIAGIKELTAAKVGDTVTHVAKPATQALPGFKEVKPQVFAGLYPVEANQYDALRESLEKLKLNDASLQYEPEVSQALGFGFRCGFLGLLHMEIVQERLEREFDMDLITTAPTVVYEVLMSDGSIVMVENPAKMPEPQKIEEIREPIVTVNLYMPQDYVGSVITLCTQKRGSQINMQYHGRQVQLTYEIPMAEIVLDFFDRLKSVSRGYASMDYEFKEYRSADVVKVDMLINGDKVDALSVIVHRSQSQYRGREVAAKMREIIPRQMYDVAIQATIGAHIIARENIKALRKNVLAKCYGGDISRKKKLLEKQKAGKKRMKQVGSVEIPQEAFLAILRVEDK, from the coding sequence ATGGATCATATTCGTAATTTCTCGATCATCGCGCACATCGACCATGGCAAGTCGACGCTCGCGGATCGCATCATCCAGGTATGCGGCGGCCTCGCCGACCGTGAAATGGAAGCGCAGGTGCTCGATTCGATGGATATCGAGCGCGAGCGCGGCATCACGATCAAGGCGCAGACGGCTGCACTGTCCTATCGCGCGCGCGACGGCAAGGTCTACAACCTGAACCTGATCGACACGCCGGGGCACGTCGACTTCTCGTACGAGGTCAGCCGTTCGCTGTCCGCGTGCGAAGGCGCGCTGCTGGTCGTCGACGCGAGCCAGGGCGTCGAGGCGCAGACGGTCGCGAACTGCTACACGGCGATCGAACTCGGCGTCGAGGTCGTGCCGGTGCTGAACAAGATCGACCTGCCGGCCGCGAACCCCGAGAACGCGATCGAGGAGATCGAGGATGTGATCGGCATCGATGCGACCGACGCGACGCGCTGCAGCGCGAAGACGGGCCTCGGCGTCGAGGACGTGCTCGAAGCGCTGATCGCGAAGGTGCCACCGCCGAAGGGCGATCCCGATGCGCCGCTGCAGGCGCTCATCATCGATTCGTGGTTCGACAACTACGTCGGCGTCGTGATGCTGGTGCGCATCGTCAACGGCACGCTGCGCCCGAAGGACAAGATCAAGATGATGGCGACCGGCGCGCAGTATCCGGTCGAGCACATCGGTGTGTTCACGCCGAAGTCGCGCAATCTCGATTCGCTGTCGGCGGGGCAGGTGGGCTTCATCATCGCCGGCATCAAGGAGCTGACGGCCGCGAAGGTCGGCGATACCGTCACGCACGTGGCCAAGCCGGCGACACAAGCGCTGCCGGGCTTCAAGGAAGTGAAGCCGCAGGTGTTCGCCGGACTCTATCCGGTGGAAGCGAACCAGTACGACGCGCTGCGCGAATCGCTCGAGAAGCTGAAGCTCAACGACGCGTCGCTGCAGTACGAGCCGGAAGTGTCGCAGGCGCTCGGCTTCGGGTTCCGGTGCGGCTTCCTGGGTCTCCTGCATATGGAGATCGTGCAGGAGCGGCTGGAGCGCGAATTCGACATGGACCTCATTACCACGGCGCCGACCGTGGTCTACGAGGTCCTGATGAGCGACGGCTCGATCGTGATGGTCGAGAATCCCGCGAAGATGCCGGAGCCGCAGAAGATCGAGGAGATCCGCGAGCCGATCGTCACGGTGAATCTCTACATGCCGCAGGACTACGTCGGCTCGGTGATCACGCTGTGCACGCAGAAGCGCGGCTCGCAGATCAACATGCAGTATCACGGCCGCCAGGTTCAGCTGACCTACGAAATCCCGATGGCCGAGATCGTGCTCGATTTCTTCGACCGCCTGAAGTCGGTGTCGCGCGGCTACGCGTCGATGGACTACGAGTTCAAGGAATACCGGTCGGCGGACGTCGTGAAGGTCGACATGCTGATCAACGGCGACAAGGTCGACGCGCTGTCGGTGATCGTCCACCGGTCGCAATCGCAGTATCGCGGCCGCGAAGTGGCGGCGAAGATGCGCGAGATCATTCCGCGCCAGATGTACGACGTGGCGATCCAGGCCACGATCGGTGCGCACATCATCGCCCGCGAGAACATCAAGGCGCTGCGCAAGAACGTGCTGGCGAAGTGCTATGGCGGCGACATCTCGCGTAAGAAAAAGCTGCTCGAAAAGCAGAAGGCCGGCAAGAAACGCATGAAGCAGGTGGGTTCGGTCGAGATCCCGCAGGAAGCGTTCCTTGCGATCTTGCGCGTCGAAGACAAATAA
- the era gene encoding GTPase Era, with product MNTPAPTGFRCGMIAIVGRPNVGKSTLMNALVGQKISITSRKAQTTRHRITGINTFDDAQFVFVDTPGFQTRHSTALNRSLNRAVTSTLTSVDVILFVIEAGRFGPDDQKVLDLIPPGMPTLLIANKIDRVADKATLFPFMQQMSGLREFTELVPLSAQRPEDIKRLLETIKPYLPEGEPIYGEDELTDRSSRFLAAEILREKVFRWTGDELPYTSTVMIDKFEEEGRLKRIFATILVERDTHKAMVIGKKGEKLKQISTEARMDMEKLFDGPVYLETFVKVKSGWADNEAGLRAYGYE from the coding sequence ATGAACACTCCCGCTCCTACCGGTTTCCGTTGCGGCATGATCGCGATCGTGGGCCGCCCGAACGTCGGCAAGTCGACGTTGATGAACGCACTCGTCGGCCAGAAGATCAGCATCACGTCGCGCAAGGCGCAGACGACCCGCCATCGCATCACCGGCATCAACACGTTCGACGACGCGCAGTTCGTGTTCGTCGATACGCCGGGCTTCCAGACCCGTCACAGCACCGCGCTGAACCGTTCGCTGAACCGCGCGGTCACGTCGACGCTGACGTCGGTCGACGTGATCCTGTTCGTGATCGAAGCGGGCCGCTTCGGGCCCGACGACCAGAAGGTGCTCGACCTGATTCCGCCCGGCATGCCGACGCTGCTGATCGCGAACAAGATCGACCGCGTGGCCGACAAGGCGACGCTGTTCCCGTTCATGCAGCAGATGAGCGGGCTGCGCGAATTCACCGAACTCGTGCCGCTGTCGGCGCAGCGGCCGGAAGACATCAAGCGCTTGCTGGAGACGATCAAGCCGTACCTGCCGGAAGGCGAGCCGATCTACGGCGAGGACGAACTCACCGATCGCAGCTCGCGCTTCCTCGCGGCCGAGATCCTGCGCGAGAAGGTGTTCCGCTGGACCGGCGACGAACTGCCGTATACGAGCACCGTCATGATCGACAAGTTCGAGGAGGAGGGGCGCCTGAAGCGCATCTTCGCGACGATCCTCGTCGAGCGCGATACGCACAAGGCGATGGTGATCGGCAAGAAGGGCGAGAAGCTCAAGCAGATCAGCACCGAGGCGCGGATGGACATGGAGAAGCTGTTCGACGGCCCCGTGTACCTCGAGACCTTCGTGAAGGTGAAGAGCGGCTGGGCCGACAACGAGGCGGGGCTGCGCGCCTATGGGTACGAATGA